From the Deltaproteobacteria bacterium genome, one window contains:
- a CDS encoding ATP-binding protein, whose amino-acid sequence MTFERTAVADIVRALQRKPPLLQVLVGPRQVGKTTVAGQVEKKLGWPSQVASADAPLPHGPEWVRRSESA is encoded by the coding sequence ATGACCTTTGAGCGCACGGCCGTGGCCGACATCGTCCGCGCACTGCAACGTAAGCCACCGCTGTTGCAGGTATTGGTAGGGCCGCGCCAGGTGGGGAAGACCACGGTCGCAGGCCAGGTGGAGAAGAAGCTCGGCTGGCCCAGCCAAGTGGCCTCGGCCGACGCGCCGCTGCCGCACGGGCCGGAGTGGGTCCGGCGGTCTGAATCCGCGTAA
- a CDS encoding DUF86 domain-containing protein, which yields MVLRPESVRERLLKLEEIISGLQTLAPRSEADSFSDRREEWAAERGLQLGAEVLLDIGNHILSAHFGVSPQDYEDVVTQLAAHGVIDEKLHARLRGIGGFRNILVHDYLRIDPAKVADALAKAPRDFSEFALAIRSWLDRLT from the coding sequence ATGGTTCTCCGGCCTGAGTCGGTCCGCGAGCGACTCCTCAAGCTGGAAGAGATCATCTCCGGCCTGCAGACCTTGGCCCCACGCTCGGAAGCCGACTCGTTCTCCGACCGGCGCGAGGAGTGGGCCGCCGAACGCGGTCTGCAGCTCGGCGCTGAAGTGCTCCTCGATATCGGGAACCACATCCTGAGTGCCCACTTCGGCGTCAGCCCGCAGGATTACGAAGACGTCGTCACGCAGCTCGCCGCGCACGGCGTGATCGATGAGAAGTTGCACGCCCGACTGAGGGGAATCGGCGGCTTCCGCAACATCCTGGTCCACGACTACCTGCGCATCGATCCCGCCAAGGTCGCGGACGCTCTCGCTAAGGCGCCGCGCGACTTCAGTGAGTTCGCGCTCGCCATCCGTTCGTGGCTGGATCGGCTGACCTAG
- a CDS encoding nucleotidyltransferase domain-containing protein: MEQARISPQRARQAAEHTARLLARDARVRLVYLFGSAADATRAACRDVDVAVLTDKPLSTDERLQLRAEVVGAVHVNVDLVVLNDAPVVLAYEVAETGRCLYARDHDAEVAFVTRARARYWDFKPFVEAQWRLTGERLKERIDGSPA, translated from the coding sequence ATGGAGCAGGCACGGATCAGTCCGCAACGGGCGCGGCAAGCAGCCGAGCACACAGCCCGGCTCCTGGCGCGTGATGCGCGCGTTCGTCTCGTCTATCTCTTTGGCTCCGCCGCCGACGCCACGCGTGCCGCGTGCCGAGACGTCGACGTCGCCGTGCTCACCGACAAGCCGCTGTCGACCGACGAACGGCTGCAACTGCGCGCCGAGGTTGTTGGCGCCGTTCACGTCAACGTCGACCTGGTGGTGCTGAACGACGCGCCGGTCGTTCTGGCATACGAGGTCGCGGAGACCGGCCGTTGCTTGTACGCGCGCGATCACGATGCCGAGGTCGCGTTCGTCACCCGCGCCCGCGCCCGCTATTGGGACTTCAAGCCGTTCGTCGAGGCGCAGTGGCGCCTGACGGGCGAGCGATTGAAGGAGCGCATCGATGGTTCTCCGGCCTGA